Proteins encoded within one genomic window of Pygocentrus nattereri isolate fPygNat1 chromosome 7, fPygNat1.pri, whole genome shotgun sequence:
- the LOC108434010 gene encoding uncharacterized protein LOC108434010 — MPGFSPVNGQTDPVTCRRWIEPQIPDFSMDGDFIIGGIFFIHSHTSSENKTYTRQPLQLQCSGSMSSRGLRFARAMEFTIQEINNRTDVLPGITLGYQIHDSCSAVSMAVKVSFQFANGMEPFYNDTDSCSKSAAAAVPALVGDSTSTLSISMTRMLGLFGIPQVSHYATCACLSDKRQYPAFFRTAPSDHHQAAALARMVKHFGWTWIGAVRSDTDYGNNGMAAFLKAAQEEGICVEYSESYYRTDPRSKLERVANVIRRSTARVIVAFLQSGDMFFLLQELATRPPPPLQWIGSEGWIIDQDILRFNMCAGAIGFGVPRSVIPGLREFLLDLSPAQALKSPLLTEFWESSFSCSLKGSSGGARKCNGSEDIRALQNPYTDTSQLRVTNLVYKATYAIAHAIHGVICNDTQCDKSAKFTPWQILNHLKRVNFTTKNGFQVSFDSSGDPVAFYELINWQVKEDGSLDFVTVGHFDSSSPRGQEFSMNRSIIWVGRQTKVPMSVCSESCPPGTRKAVQKGKPVCCYDCIPCAEGEISNKTDSLNCVRCPPEFWPNTHRDSCLPKPVEFLSWDDTLSIILTVLSIAGAFIAVCVAAVFYKHRTSPIVRANNSELSFLLLFSLTLCFLCSLTFIGQPSEWSCMLRHTAFGITFVLCISCVLGKTIVVLVAFRATLPGSDVMKWFGPPQQRLSVLAFTLIQVLICTLWLTTSPPLPFKNLKQYNERIILECELGLAIGFWAVLGYIGFLALLCFILAFLARKLPDNFNEAKFITFSMLIFCAVWITFIPAYVSSPGKFTVAVEIFAILASSFGLTFSIFAPKCFIIIFRPEQNTKKHLMGKATSKSPVNGQTDLVTCRRWIEPQIPDFSMDGDFIIGGIFSIHSHTSSENKTYTRQPLQLQCSGSMSSRGLRIARAMEFTIQEINNRTDVLPGITLGYQIHDSCSAVSMTVKVSFQFANGMEPFYNDTDSCSKSAAAVVPALVGESTSTLSISMTRMLGLFGIPQVSHYATCACLSDKSQYPAFLRTAPSDHHQAAALARMVKYFGWTWIGAVRSDTDYGNYGMASFLKAAQEEGICVEYSESYYRTQPRSKLERVANVIRTSTARVIIAFIQSGDMFFLLQELATRPPPPLQWIGSEGWVTDPEFLRFNMCAGAIGFGIPRSVIPGLREFLLDLSPAQALKSPLLTEFWESSFSCSLKGSSEGARKCNGGEDIRALQNPYTDTSQLRITNLVYKATYAIAHAIHGVICNDTQCDKNAKFTPWQILNHLKRVNFTTKNGFQVSFDSSGDPVAFYELINWQVKEDGGLDFVTVGHFDSSRPRGQEFSMSRAIIWVGRQTKVPVSVCSESCPPGTRKAVQKGKPVCCYDCIPCAEGEISNKTDSLNCLRCPPEFWPNTQQDSCIPKPVEFLSWDDTLSIILTVFSITGAFISVCVAAIFYKNRTSPIVRANNSELSFLLLFSLTLCFLCSLTFIGQPSEWSCMLRHTMFGITFVLCISCVLGKTIVVLVAFRATLPGSDVMKWFGPPQQRFSVLAFTLIQVLICVLWLTTSPPFPFKNLKQYKERIILECELGSAVGFWAVLGYIGFLALLCFILAFLARKLPDNFNEAKFITFSMLIFCAVWITFIPAYVSSPGKFTVAVEIFAILASSFGLTFSIFAPKCFIIIFRPEHNTKKHLMGKGPSKSF; from the exons ATGCCTGGGTTCAGTCCAGTAAATGGTCAAACCGACCCCGTCACCTGCAGGCGGTGGATTGAGCCTCAAATTCCTGATTTTTCTATGGATGGAGATTTTATCATCGgaggaattttttttattcattcccACACAAGTTCAGAAAATAAGACGTACACCAGACAGCCACTCCAGCTACAATGCTCAGGGAG TATGAGTTCCAGGGGGCTGCGCTTTGCTCGTGCCATGGAGTTCACCATCCAAGAGATCAACAACAGGACAGATGTCCTGCCGGGAATCACGTTAGGATACCAGATACACGACTCGTGTTCTGCAGTGTCGATGGCTGTTAAAGTTTCATTTCAGTTTGCAAACGGCATGGAACCATTTTACAATGATACTGATTCCTGTTCAAAATCAGCAGCAGCTGCTGTTCCTGCTCTAGTGGGAGATTCTACGTCCACTCTTTCAATCAGCATGACTAGAATGCTGGGACTATTTGGAATTCCACAG GTGAGTCACTACGCAACCTGCGCATGTCTAAGCGACAAGCGTCAGTATCCTGCCTTCTTCAGGACCGCGCCTAGTGACCACCACCAAGCGGCCGCACTGGCAAGAATGGTGAAGCATTTTGGCTGGACATGGATTGGGGCAGTGCGAAGCGACACAGACtatggaaataatggaatgGCGGCGTTTCTAAAGGCTGCGCAGGAGGAGGGAATCTGTGTGGAGTACTCCGAGTCCTACTACAGAACAGATCCGCGCAGTAAACTGGAGAGAGTGGCGAACGTCATCCGGAGATCAACAGCCCGGGTAATAGTAGCGTTTCTTCAATCAGGcgacatgttttttcttttgcaggAACTAGCAACAAGACCGCCGCCTCCACTTCAGTGGATCGGCAGCGAAGGGTGGATCATCGATCAAGATATCCTGCGCTTTAACATGTGCGCTGGGGCGATAGGATTTGGAGTTCCCCGCTCGGTGATTCCAGGTCTTCGTGAGTTTCTTCTGGATCTCTCTCCAGCACAAGCACTGAAATCTCCTCTGCTaacggagttttgggagagctcGTTCAGCTGTAGCCTAAAAGGCTCCTCAGGGGGCGCGCGGAAATGTAACGGCAGTGAGGATATCCGCGCGCTGCAAAACCCGTATACAGACACGTCGCAGCTTCGCGTGACTAACCTGGTGTATAAAGCTACGTATGCCATAGCGCATGCCATCCACGGTGTTATCTGTAATGACACGCAGTGCGACAAGAGCGCTAAATTCACACCAtggcag ATACTCAACCACCTCAAGAGAGTGAACTTCACTACAAAGAATGGTTTTCAGGTCTCGTTTGATTCCAGTGGTGATCCCGTGGCTTTCTACGAGCTCATAAACTGGCAGGTTAAGGAAGACGGTAGTTTGGATTTTGTGACGGTGGGTCACTTTGACTCATCCAGTCCAAGAGGCCAAGAGTTCAGTATGAACAGATCAATTATCTGGGTGGGACGACAAACCAAG GTGCCGatgtctgtgtgcagtgagagctgtcCTCCAGGAACCAGGAAGGCTGTTCAGAAAGGAAAGCCAGTCTGCTGCTATGACTGTATACCATGCGCAGAAGGAGAGATCAGTAACAAGACAG ACTCTTTGAACTGTGTGCGCTGCCCTCCTGAGTTCTGGCCCAACACCCATCGAGACAGCTGTCTACCCAAACCTGTGGAGTTTCTGTCCTGGGACGACACTCTGAGCATCATACTGACAGTGCTCTCCATCGCTGGGGCCTTCATAGCTGTATGTGTGGCTGCTGTTTTCTACAAACACAGAACTTCTCCCATCGTCAGAGCCAacaactcagagctgagcttcctgctgctcttctcactgactctgtgtttcctctgttcacttactttcattggTCAGCCCTCTGAGTGGTCCTGTATGCTGCGTCACACAGCGTTTGGGATCACCttcgtcctctgcatctcctgtgttctTGGGAAAACAATAGTGGTCTTAGtggccttcagagctacacttccaggcagtgatgtcatgaaatggtttgggcctccacagcagagactcagtgttCTTGCCTTCACTCTGATACAGGTCCTTATTTGTACTCTTTGGTTGACaacctctcctcctctccccttcAAAAATCTAAAACAGTATAACGAAAGAATAATCCTGGAATGTGAATTAGGTTTAGCTATAGGAttctgggctgtgctgggttatataggatttctggctcttttgtgttttattttggcttttctagcacggaagctgcctgataactttaatgaagccaagttcatcacattcagcatgctcatattctgtgcagtATGGATCACCTTTATcccagcttatgtcagctctcctggaaagttcactgtagctgtagaGATATTTGCTATTCTGGCCTCAAGCTTTGGGTTGACGTTTTCTATTTTTGCTCCCAAGTGTTTCATAATCATCTTTAGGCCAGAGCAGAATACCAAGAAACATCTTATGGGTAAAGCAACCTCCAAATC TCCAGTAAATGGTCAAACCGACCTCGTCACCTGCAGGCGGTGGATTGAGCCTCAAATTCCTGATTTTTCTATGGATGGAGATTTTATCATCGGAGGAATTTTTTCGATTCATTCCCACACAAGTTCAGAAAATAAGACGTACACCAGACAGCCACTCCAGCTACAGTGCTCTGGGAG TATGAGTTCAAGGGGGCTGCGCATCGCTCGTGCCATGGAGTTCACCATCCAAGAGATCAACAACAGGACAGATGTCCTGCCGGGAATCACGTTAGGATACCAGATACACGACTCGTGCTCTGCAGTGTCGATgactgttaaagtttcatttCAGTTTGCAAACGGCATGGAACCATTTTACAATGATACTGATTCCTGTTCAAAATCAGCAGCTGCTGTTGTTCCTGCTCTCGTGGGAGAATCTACTTCCACTCTTTCAATCAGCATGACTAGAATGCTGGGACTATTTGGAATTCCACAG GTGAGTCACTACGCAACCTGCGCATGTCTGAGCGACAAGAGtcagtatcctgccttcctcagGACCGCGCCTAGTGACCACCACCAAGCGGCCGCACTGGCAAGAATGGTGAAGTATTTCGGCTGGACATGGATTGGGGCAGTGCGCAGCGACACAGACTATGGAAATTATGGAATGGCGTCGTTTCTAAAGGCTGCGCAGGAGGAGGGAATCTGTGTGGAGTACTCCGAGTCCTACTACAGAACACAACCGCGCAGTAAACTGGAAAGAGTGGCGAACGTCATCCGGACATCAACAGCGCGGGTAATAATAGCGTTTATTCAATCAGGCGACATGTTTTTTCTGTTGCAGGAACTAGCAACACGACCGCCGCCTCCACTTCAATGGATCGGCAGCGAAGGGTGGGTCACCGATCCAGAGTTTCTGCGCTTTAACATGTGCGCTGGGGCGATAGGATTTGGGATCCCCCGCTCGGTGATTCCAGGTCTTCGTGAGTTTCTTCTGGATCTCTCTCCAGCACAAGCACTGAAATCTCCTCTGCTaacggagttttgggagagctcGTTCAGCTGTAGCCTAAAAGGCTCCTCAGAGGGCGCGCGGAAATGTAACGGCGGTGAGGATATCCGCGCGCTGCAGAACCCGTATACAGACACGTCGCAACTGCGCATCACTAACCTGGTGTATAAAGCTACGTATGCCATAGCGCATGCCATCCACGGTGTTATCTGTAATGACACGCAGTGCGACAAGAACGCTAAATTCACACCAtggcag ATACTCAACCACCTCAAGAGAGTGAACTTCACTACAAAGAATGGTTTTCAGGTCTCGTTTGATTCCAGTGGTGATCCCGTGGCTTTCTACGAGCTCATAAACTGGCAGGTTAAGGAAGATGGTGGTTTGGATTTTGTGACGGTGGGTCACTTTGACTCATCCAGACCAAGAGGCCAAGAGTTCAGTATGAGCAGAGCAATCATCTGGGTGGGACGACAGACCAAG GTGCcggtgtctgtgtgcagtgagagctgtcCTCCAGGAACCAGGAAGGCTGTTCAGAAAGGAAAGCCAGTCTGCTGCTATGACTGTATACCATGtgcagaaggagagatcagTAACAAGACAG ACTCTTTGAACTGTTTGCGCTGCCCTCCTGAGTTCTGGCCCAACACCCAGCAAGACAGCTGCATCCCAAAGCCTGTGGAGTTCCTGTCCTGGGACGACACTCTGAGCATCATCCTGACAGTGTTCTCCATCACTGGGGCCTTCATATCTGTATGTGTGGCTGCTATTTTCTACAAAAACAGAACTTCTCCCATCGTTCGAGCCAacaactcagagctgagcttcctgctgctcttctcactgactctgtgtttcctctgttcacttactttcattggTCAGCCCTCTGAGTGGTCCTGTATGCTGCGTCACACAATGTTTGGGATCACCTTCGTCCTTtgcatctcctgtgttctggggaaaacaatAGTGGTCTTAGTGGCCTTCAGAGCTACCCTTCCAGGCAGTGatgtcatgaaatggtttgggcctccacagcagagaTTCAGTGTTCTTGCTTTCACTCTCATACAGGTCCTAATTTGTGTTCTTTGGTTAACAACATCTCCTCCTTTCCCCTTCAAAAATCTGAAACAATACAAGGAAAGGATTATTTTAGAATGTGAATTAGGTTCAGCAGTAGGAttctgggctgtgctgggttatataggatttctggctcttttgtgttttattttggcttttctagcacggaagctgcctgataactttaatgaagccaagttcatcacattcagcatgctcatattctgtgcagtATGGATCACCTTTATcccagcttatgtcagctctcctggaaagttcactgtagctgtagaGATATTTGCTATTCTGGCCTCAAGCTTTGGATtgacattttctatttttgctCCCAAGTGTTTCATAATCATCTTTAGGCCAGAACACAATACCAAGAAACATCTTATGGGTAAAGGACCCTCCAAATCTTTTTGA